The following are encoded together in the Bradyrhizobium algeriense genome:
- a CDS encoding VCBS domain-containing protein, with product MAGKFTDVVSDAHGSHPHGSVRVDSVSTHAPVDAVIVPDAHLLFTGDFKRSGVDLVLTSGDRELVLPDYFRGEKRAALASPDGAHLTGDIVNALAGHIQLAQADGSASVAPALIGHVTKLTGSATAIRNGVSIILNQGDTVHKGDVVQSGSDSTLGITFIDGTVFGLASNAKMVLNEMIYDPNGSDNKSLLSLVQGTISFVAGATAKKGDMKVDTPVATMGIRGTAVLVEIDFEVPSQGGAPPAKFQVLVEPDGTTGSYILFDKTTLTPIATVNRAGTQTIINGQGSVTFQSSVQLSPDAQKVISDVFSLKFTDLNNPNTKLTTNFTDSIVPQTSFLKLASNDFVPVTLQFVNVPDKPAPSPGTGPSPHLDHIPGPPAAAAHGGSFTERVDITASAAVDSVSGIVSYADINPNDVPSVQAAFSSFTYANAQKADVTATLTAEQLAAIKAVEVPLSVVQDPNGKNTGQATWTYNIADGAFDFLASGETLTLTYMARVDNNYAPSNETTFVPFTVVITGTNDKPTLSATGGTITERIGTGNTAVDTVTGTVTFADADLTDRPVVSAAISATDPFRYYDAEGNDVTATLTPAQLAAILAVEVPLSVVQAAGNTHNGSASWTYSIEDSKFDFIAKGERLTLNYVAQVDDGHGGVISTPITVSIHGADVVVTGTNDLPTIATTSAAFAEFSSASQPNPTGSNALHVAAGTISFTDVDLTDRPVASTAFTAFTYLNASSIDVTSQLTAKQLAAIAAVDEPLTVVQNSGNTNNGSASWSYSVADSAFDFLADGEILNLTYTATVNDGHGGVVTKPITITVTGSNDTAQIISDLQAATISEVADTHGSTTPDTASGMIKFIDADLTDTHAVKIASVHASGVTTGLANGTVQLSWLSLGPLADSTDGKTGSKSWSFSAPDSYFDYLADGETVTLTYTVEVDDHHGGVTSQDVIVTVNGSNDAPEIADIAKQGISEQTDTAPLTTTISVTFTDRDLSDVGHTAAITGAAASGTTTGLALDEAALVALVTRGTVTKAAGSSSGSVDLSFSAASTAFDYLAETESVTLTYTVAINDGDSGITSQTFTITVTGTNDAPVLTASAPSLITITEDQTANAGQTVASFLGASIADVDHGALQGIAITATTSAHGHWEYSTDGSTFVAFPAVSGGSALLLAATDKVRFVPDGEDGGTDTFTYVAWDQTTGIHGTMADVSAAGGSTAFSVTSDTATLTVTAVNDAPTAAAPATHYVATEQAPLVISGTGLHVADIDGNGGTETVTLSVGQGILDVALGGNDVSVTGNGTSSVTITGLVDYIEALLSGDNSGTISYTANSDNPSASTGLTLSVNDAGNSGSNGSQTATATATIDITPINDAPVATDDVASITGNTGSITGHLLANDTDAEHDTLSVLNVVNGVAASGHITVDGTYGRVVIDQATGDYTYTLGATSAQAAAVAALDHGVTVQDDFTYTASDGALGSDGHLKVNVTGVDGALVLSAESIRVEANDDAAVTTTVFDINLSNDDQASDVTITTSAVYGTLSPVSAGNVSEINAQFANGIIYTPTDYNGDTEVSDIVTVIATDANGHSDTLNFVFQQSGSNGAALEGTDEKDVIFATGGNDTLTGNAKADQFVFAPASQYDDPSADEITDFTQGEDHIDLRAFSEVDSSTIETWLSAHATASPTDAADTRITLDHGDIITLKGVAVSSLHASDFIVSPHH from the coding sequence TTGGCCGGTAAATTTACCGATGTGGTGTCGGACGCCCATGGTTCGCACCCCCATGGTTCCGTCCGCGTCGACAGCGTTTCGACGCATGCGCCGGTCGATGCCGTTATCGTTCCTGATGCCCACCTGCTGTTCACCGGCGATTTCAAGCGCTCGGGCGTCGACCTGGTCCTCACCAGCGGCGACCGCGAACTCGTCCTGCCCGATTACTTCAGGGGCGAGAAACGCGCCGCGCTGGCCTCGCCCGATGGCGCCCACCTCACCGGTGACATCGTCAACGCGCTAGCCGGGCACATCCAGCTCGCGCAGGCCGACGGCAGCGCCAGCGTTGCTCCCGCTCTCATCGGCCATGTCACCAAGCTGACGGGCAGCGCAACCGCGATCCGCAACGGCGTGTCGATCATCCTGAACCAGGGCGACACCGTCCACAAAGGCGACGTCGTCCAGTCCGGCTCCGATTCGACGCTCGGCATTACCTTCATCGACGGCACCGTGTTCGGCCTCGCGTCGAACGCCAAGATGGTGCTGAACGAAATGATCTACGACCCCAACGGGTCGGACAACAAATCGCTGCTCAGCCTGGTGCAGGGCACCATCTCGTTCGTCGCCGGCGCCACCGCCAAGAAAGGCGACATGAAGGTCGACACGCCGGTCGCGACCATGGGCATCCGCGGCACCGCGGTGCTGGTCGAGATCGATTTCGAGGTGCCGTCGCAAGGTGGTGCGCCGCCGGCGAAATTCCAGGTGCTGGTCGAACCCGACGGCACCACCGGCTCCTACATCCTGTTCGACAAGACCACGCTGACGCCGATCGCAACCGTCAACCGGGCCGGCACGCAGACGATCATCAACGGCCAGGGCTCGGTCACCTTTCAGTCGTCCGTGCAACTGTCGCCCGACGCGCAGAAGGTCATCAGCGACGTGTTTTCGTTGAAGTTCACCGACCTGAACAACCCGAACACCAAGCTGACGACCAACTTTACCGACTCGATCGTTCCGCAAACGTCGTTCCTCAAGCTGGCCAGCAACGACTTCGTGCCGGTGACGCTTCAGTTCGTCAATGTCCCGGACAAGCCTGCTCCATCGCCCGGCACAGGTCCCAGCCCCCATCTCGATCACATTCCCGGGCCGCCGGCGGCCGCCGCGCACGGCGGTTCGTTTACCGAGCGCGTCGACATCACCGCCAGCGCTGCCGTGGACAGCGTGTCCGGCATAGTCAGCTATGCCGACATCAACCCCAACGACGTTCCGAGCGTCCAGGCCGCGTTTTCCTCCTTCACTTACGCGAACGCGCAGAAGGCCGACGTCACCGCGACGCTGACGGCGGAGCAGCTGGCTGCGATCAAGGCGGTCGAAGTGCCGCTCTCCGTGGTCCAGGACCCCAACGGCAAGAACACCGGTCAGGCTACCTGGACCTACAACATTGCCGATGGCGCCTTCGACTTCCTCGCCTCCGGCGAGACGCTGACGCTGACCTATATGGCGCGGGTCGACAACAACTACGCGCCGAGCAACGAGACGACGTTCGTGCCGTTTACGGTCGTTATCACCGGCACCAACGACAAGCCGACGCTCTCCGCGACCGGCGGCACGATCACGGAGCGGATCGGCACCGGCAATACGGCGGTCGATACCGTGACCGGCACCGTCACCTTCGCCGATGCCGACCTGACCGACCGGCCCGTCGTCAGCGCCGCGATCTCCGCGACCGATCCGTTCCGCTATTACGATGCAGAGGGTAACGACGTCACCGCGACGCTGACGCCGGCGCAACTGGCGGCGATCCTGGCCGTCGAGGTGCCGCTCTCCGTGGTGCAGGCGGCCGGAAACACCCACAACGGTTCGGCGAGCTGGACCTACAGCATCGAGGACAGCAAGTTCGACTTCATCGCCAAGGGCGAAAGGCTGACGCTCAACTACGTCGCCCAGGTCGATGATGGCCATGGCGGCGTCATCTCCACGCCGATTACGGTCTCGATCCACGGCGCCGACGTCGTCGTCACCGGCACCAACGACCTGCCGACCATCGCCACGACGAGCGCCGCCTTTGCCGAGTTTTCGAGCGCCAGTCAGCCGAACCCGACCGGCTCCAATGCGCTCCATGTCGCAGCCGGCACCATCAGCTTCACCGACGTCGACCTGACCGACCGGCCGGTGGCGAGCACGGCCTTCACTGCGTTCACCTACCTGAACGCATCCAGCATCGACGTAACCTCGCAGCTCACGGCCAAGCAACTCGCGGCGATCGCAGCGGTGGATGAGCCGCTGACGGTGGTGCAGAATTCTGGCAATACCAATAATGGCTCGGCGAGCTGGAGTTATAGCGTCGCCGACAGTGCATTCGATTTCCTTGCCGACGGCGAAATCCTCAACCTGACCTACACGGCAACCGTGAATGACGGGCATGGCGGCGTGGTGACCAAGCCGATCACTATCACCGTCACCGGCAGCAACGATACGGCTCAAATCATCAGCGATCTGCAGGCCGCGACCATTTCGGAAGTCGCCGACACTCACGGTTCGACGACGCCGGATACCGCAAGCGGCATGATCAAGTTCATCGACGCCGATCTGACCGACACGCATGCGGTCAAGATCGCGAGCGTCCACGCCTCCGGCGTCACGACAGGCCTCGCCAACGGCACGGTCCAACTTAGCTGGCTGTCGCTGGGCCCGCTGGCCGATTCCACCGATGGGAAGACCGGCTCGAAGTCCTGGTCGTTCTCGGCACCGGATAGCTATTTCGACTACCTTGCTGATGGCGAGACGGTCACGCTGACCTACACCGTCGAGGTCGACGATCACCATGGTGGCGTCACGTCGCAGGATGTTATCGTCACCGTCAATGGCAGCAACGACGCGCCTGAAATCGCCGATATCGCGAAGCAGGGCATCTCCGAGCAAACCGATACCGCGCCGCTGACAACGACGATATCAGTCACTTTCACCGATCGCGACCTGTCTGATGTCGGCCACACCGCTGCCATCACCGGCGCCGCGGCGTCCGGCACCACCACGGGTCTTGCGCTCGACGAGGCGGCGCTGGTCGCCCTGGTGACGCGGGGTACCGTGACCAAGGCCGCCGGCTCGTCGTCCGGCTCTGTCGATCTGTCGTTCTCGGCGGCCTCGACCGCGTTCGATTATCTGGCCGAGACCGAGTCCGTTACGCTGACCTATACGGTCGCGATCAACGATGGCGATAGCGGGATCACGTCACAGACTTTCACGATCACCGTCACCGGCACCAACGACGCGCCGGTCCTGACCGCGTCGGCGCCGTCGCTGATCACGATTACCGAAGACCAGACCGCGAATGCCGGCCAGACGGTCGCCTCGTTCCTCGGAGCCAGCATTGCCGACGTCGATCACGGCGCGCTGCAAGGCATCGCTATCACCGCTACGACCAGCGCGCATGGCCACTGGGAATATTCCACCGACGGCAGCACGTTCGTCGCTTTCCCGGCGGTGTCGGGCGGCTCCGCGTTGCTGCTGGCGGCGACCGACAAGGTCAGGTTCGTTCCCGACGGCGAAGATGGCGGGACGGACACGTTCACGTATGTGGCGTGGGATCAAACGACTGGCATCCACGGCACCATGGCGGACGTCTCGGCAGCGGGCGGCTCCACCGCTTTCTCCGTGACGTCGGATACCGCAACGCTGACGGTGACGGCGGTCAACGACGCGCCGACCGCGGCCGCGCCTGCAACGCATTACGTTGCGACTGAACAAGCGCCGCTGGTCATCAGCGGCACCGGCTTGCATGTCGCTGATATCGATGGCAATGGCGGCACCGAAACGGTGACCCTCTCCGTCGGCCAAGGCATCCTGGACGTCGCCCTGGGTGGAAACGACGTTTCGGTCACCGGCAACGGTACGTCCTCCGTGACGATCACCGGACTGGTCGACTACATCGAAGCGCTGCTCTCCGGAGACAATTCCGGCACGATAAGCTACACCGCGAATTCGGACAATCCGAGCGCATCGACCGGCCTGACGCTGTCCGTCAACGACGCTGGCAACAGCGGATCGAACGGCAGCCAGACCGCAACCGCCACCGCGACCATCGATATCACGCCGATCAACGACGCGCCGGTCGCAACCGACGATGTCGCATCGATTACCGGCAACACGGGAAGTATCACCGGTCACCTGCTCGCCAACGACACTGACGCCGAACACGACACGCTTTCCGTGTTGAACGTCGTCAACGGCGTCGCGGCGTCTGGCCACATTACGGTTGATGGCACCTACGGCCGGGTTGTCATTGACCAGGCGACCGGCGACTACACCTACACGCTCGGCGCTACCTCCGCACAGGCAGCGGCGGTCGCCGCGCTGGACCATGGCGTTACCGTGCAAGACGATTTCACCTACACCGCTTCCGACGGGGCGCTCGGAAGCGATGGGCATCTCAAGGTGAACGTCACCGGCGTCGACGGGGCGCTGGTCCTGAGCGCTGAAAGCATCAGGGTTGAAGCGAACGACGACGCCGCAGTTACCACCACCGTTTTTGACATCAACTTGTCTAACGACGACCAGGCTTCCGACGTTACGATCACGACGAGCGCTGTGTACGGCACGCTTTCCCCGGTGAGCGCGGGCAACGTTTCGGAAATCAATGCCCAGTTTGCCAACGGCATCATTTACACACCGACGGACTACAACGGCGATACCGAGGTGAGCGACATCGTCACGGTGATTGCGACAGACGCCAATGGCCACAGCGACACCCTTAATTTCGTGTTCCAGCAATCCGGATCGAATGGCGCCGCGCTCGAAGGCACGGACGAAAAGGACGTCATTTTCGCAACCGGAGGCAACGACACGCTGACCGGCAACGCGAAGGCCGACCAGTTCGTGTTTGCGCCGGCATCCCAATACGACGACCCGAGCGCCGATGAGATCACTGACTTCACGCAGGGCGAGGACCATATCGATCTCCGTGCGTTCTCCGAGGTAGATTCGTCAACTATCGAGACGTGGCTTAGCGCCCATGCGACGGCGAGCCCGACAGATGCCGCGGACACGCGGATCACGCTCGATCACGGCGACATCATCACCCTCAAGGGGGTCGCGGTCAGCAGCCTGCATGCGAGCGACTTTATCGTCTCGCCGCATCACTAG
- a CDS encoding adenylate/guanylate cyclase domain-containing protein encodes MKLRALPRWFKRRIGYARLLCLALLIGFAALRLADPAPVEEVRVRTFDFFQRLDPRKKTARPVTIVDIDDKSLEKIGQWPWPRTRIADLITELTRLGALVIAFDAVFPEPDRLNPSDAADTFRNLDEDTRAKLRALPSNDEVFAEAIRKSRVVLGESGAAEELAALDKTLPVTGLAMLGEEPQRFMFQFPGLLRNTKVLEHAAAGRGLFTIKPERDGIVRRVPMIMLAQGQTMPSLSFEILRVAAGSGTILIKSEKAGIKSLGIKGFQLPTDGSGQLWVHYARQDPSLYVPVINVLQKTVAPEMIAGKLVLIGTSAVGLNDIKTTPVSENMPGVEIHAQILESALTGAVISQPIYGIAVEFATALLFGLLVIAFAPLFGPITLVALGGAFATALIGTSAFFYIQHRLLIDFTYPLMSTTAIYLTLIFSSFVREQQQRKQIRGAFAQYMSPVLVEQLAQSPEKLVLGGEEREMTIMFSDMRGFTSISETYKNDPQGLTALMNRFLTPLTNAILARKGFIDKYMGDAIMAFWNAPLDDKDHELNACEAALDMLEHVDELNQAREQEAKDEGRPFIPLNVGVGLNTGICVVGNMGSDLKFNYSVFGDSVNLASRLEGQSKEYGFPIIVGSRTALAVKDKFAILELDFIMVKGKKEPEVIYAIAGREDIAQSGRFQRLRNLTIEMLSCYRTRDWDGALAAIARGRKTDEARSLELLYNLYEARIRGYLENPPPEDWNGAFALLTK; translated from the coding sequence ATGAAGCTCCGGGCTCTACCGAGGTGGTTCAAGCGGCGCATCGGCTATGCCCGGCTGCTGTGCCTTGCGCTGCTGATCGGGTTTGCCGCGCTGCGCCTTGCTGACCCGGCGCCGGTCGAGGAAGTTCGGGTCAGGACCTTCGATTTCTTCCAGCGGCTCGATCCCCGCAAGAAGACGGCGAGGCCGGTCACCATCGTCGATATCGACGACAAGAGCCTGGAAAAGATCGGCCAGTGGCCATGGCCGCGGACGCGGATCGCCGATCTCATTACCGAGCTGACCAGGCTGGGCGCCCTCGTGATCGCGTTCGACGCGGTGTTTCCGGAGCCGGACCGGCTCAATCCCTCCGATGCGGCCGATACGTTCCGCAACCTCGATGAGGACACCCGCGCCAAATTGCGGGCGCTGCCGAGCAACGACGAGGTCTTCGCCGAAGCCATCCGCAAGTCGCGCGTGGTGCTTGGTGAATCGGGGGCCGCGGAAGAACTGGCCGCGCTCGACAAGACGCTTCCGGTGACGGGCCTGGCGATGCTGGGTGAGGAGCCGCAACGCTTCATGTTCCAGTTCCCGGGCCTGCTGCGCAACACCAAGGTGCTGGAACATGCCGCTGCCGGGCGCGGCCTCTTCACGATCAAGCCCGAGCGCGACGGCATCGTGCGGCGCGTGCCGATGATCATGCTGGCGCAGGGCCAGACCATGCCCTCGCTGAGTTTCGAGATACTTCGGGTTGCCGCCGGCTCGGGTACGATCCTGATCAAGTCCGAGAAGGCCGGCATCAAGAGCCTCGGCATCAAGGGCTTTCAGCTTCCGACCGATGGCAGTGGCCAGCTTTGGGTTCACTACGCCCGCCAAGATCCTTCGCTCTACGTTCCGGTAATCAACGTGCTGCAAAAGACCGTTGCGCCCGAAATGATCGCGGGCAAGCTGGTCCTGATCGGCACCTCGGCCGTCGGTCTCAACGACATCAAGACCACGCCGGTTTCGGAGAACATGCCGGGCGTGGAAATCCACGCCCAGATTCTGGAAAGCGCGTTGACCGGGGCGGTGATCTCCCAGCCGATCTACGGCATTGCGGTCGAATTCGCGACCGCGCTGCTGTTTGGGCTTCTGGTGATCGCGTTCGCGCCGTTGTTCGGTCCGATCACGCTGGTCGCGCTTGGCGGGGCGTTTGCGACCGCCCTGATCGGAACGTCGGCATTTTTCTACATACAGCACAGGCTCCTGATCGACTTCACCTACCCCTTGATGTCGACCACGGCGATCTACCTCACCCTGATCTTTTCGAGCTTCGTGCGCGAGCAGCAACAGCGCAAGCAGATCCGTGGGGCCTTCGCGCAATACATGTCGCCGGTGCTGGTGGAACAGCTCGCGCAGTCGCCGGAAAAGCTGGTGCTTGGCGGCGAGGAGCGCGAGATGACCATCATGTTCTCCGACATGCGCGGCTTCACCTCGATCTCGGAGACCTACAAGAACGATCCGCAAGGCCTCACCGCGCTGATGAATCGCTTCCTGACACCGCTCACCAACGCGATTCTCGCGCGCAAGGGTTTTATCGACAAATACATGGGCGACGCCATCATGGCGTTCTGGAACGCGCCGCTCGACGACAAGGATCATGAGCTCAACGCCTGCGAGGCCGCGCTCGACATGCTGGAGCATGTCGACGAACTCAATCAGGCGCGCGAGCAGGAGGCAAAGGACGAAGGGCGTCCGTTCATTCCGCTCAATGTCGGCGTCGGTCTCAATACCGGCATCTGCGTGGTCGGCAATATGGGATCCGATCTCAAGTTCAATTATTCGGTGTTCGGCGATAGCGTTAATCTGGCCTCGCGCCTTGAGGGGCAGTCGAAGGAATATGGCTTCCCGATCATCGTCGGCTCCAGGACCGCGCTGGCGGTCAAGGACAAGTTCGCGATCCTCGAACTCGACTTCATCATGGTGAAGGGCAAGAAGGAGCCGGAGGTGATCTACGCCATCGCCGGCCGTGAGGACATCGCGCAGTCCGGCCGCTTCCAGCGCCTGCGCAACCTGACCATCGAGATGCTCTCCTGCTATCGCACACGCGACTGGGATGGCGCGCTGGCGGCGATCGCGCGCGGCCGCAAGACCGACGAGGCGCGCTCGCTGGAGCTGCTGTACAACTTGTACGAAGCCCGCATCCGCGGCTATCTCGAAAATCCGCCGCCGGAAGACTGGAACGGCGCCTTCGCGCTGCTGACGAAGTGA
- a CDS encoding ABC transporter substrate-binding protein, with protein MRNDKSKKTATAWLLATALVVGLPQLAGAETVLRIGMTAADIPRTLGQPDQGFEGNRFTGLTMYDGLTAWDLSSATKPSVMIPGLATEWKVDEADKKKWTFKLRPGVTFHDGSPFNADAVVWNVEKVLKQDAPQFDASQVGVTASRMPTLASARKIDDMTVELTTKEPDSFLPINLTNLFMASPSKWQAFYDKAEGADAKAKSQAAWAAFAKEASGTGPWKMSKFTPRERLELVKNEGYWDKGRVPKVDKMVLLPMPEANARTAALLSGQVDWVEAPAPDAVKEIKQRGFQLQANESPHVWPWQFSRIEGSPWNDIRVRKAANLCVDREGLKEGLLAGLMVPATGTFEAGHPWRGKPTFEIKYDKAAAQKLMQEAGFGPSKKLTVKTQTSASGSGQMQPLPMNEYLQQALAECYFDVQLDVIEWNTLFTNWRRGAKDPTANGANATNVTYAAMDPFFALVRFLQSSMAPPTSNNWGYINNPKFDELVTKARQTFDPAARDAALAELHAASVDDAAFLYVAHDVSPRAMSPKVKGFVQPKSWFVDFSPVSMAP; from the coding sequence ATGCGTAACGACAAATCGAAAAAGACGGCCACCGCGTGGCTGCTGGCAACGGCGCTGGTCGTGGGACTGCCGCAGCTCGCCGGCGCCGAAACGGTGCTGCGGATCGGCATGACGGCTGCCGATATTCCGCGCACGCTCGGCCAGCCCGATCAGGGTTTTGAGGGCAACCGCTTCACCGGCCTGACCATGTATGACGGGCTGACGGCGTGGGACCTCTCGTCGGCCACCAAGCCGAGCGTGATGATCCCGGGGCTCGCGACCGAATGGAAGGTCGACGAGGCCGACAAGAAGAAATGGACCTTCAAGCTGCGTCCCGGCGTCACCTTCCATGACGGCTCGCCGTTCAACGCCGATGCCGTGGTCTGGAATGTTGAAAAGGTGCTGAAACAGGACGCGCCGCAATTTGACGCCAGCCAGGTCGGCGTCACCGCCTCGCGCATGCCGACCTTGGCCTCTGCCCGCAAGATCGACGACATGACGGTCGAGCTGACCACCAAGGAGCCGGACAGCTTTTTGCCGATCAACCTGACCAACCTGTTCATGGCCAGCCCTTCGAAGTGGCAGGCGTTTTATGACAAGGCAGAAGGCGCCGACGCCAAGGCGAAGTCGCAGGCCGCCTGGGCGGCATTTGCGAAGGAAGCCTCGGGCACCGGCCCCTGGAAGATGTCGAAGTTCACGCCGCGCGAGCGGCTCGAACTGGTCAAGAACGAAGGCTATTGGGACAAGGGTCGCGTGCCCAAGGTCGACAAAATGGTGCTGCTCCCGATGCCGGAGGCCAATGCCCGCACCGCGGCATTGCTGTCCGGTCAGGTCGACTGGGTCGAGGCGCCGGCGCCCGACGCGGTCAAGGAAATCAAGCAGCGCGGCTTCCAGCTCCAGGCCAATGAATCGCCGCATGTCTGGCCGTGGCAGTTCTCGCGCATCGAAGGCTCGCCCTGGAATGACATCCGCGTGCGCAAGGCGGCCAATCTGTGCGTCGATCGCGAAGGCCTCAAGGAGGGCCTGCTCGCCGGGCTGATGGTGCCGGCAACCGGAACGTTCGAGGCCGGCCATCCCTGGCGCGGCAAGCCGACGTTTGAGATCAAATACGACAAGGCCGCTGCCCAAAAGCTGATGCAGGAAGCAGGCTTTGGCCCGAGCAAGAAGCTGACGGTGAAGACCCAGACCTCCGCCTCGGGATCGGGCCAGATGCAGCCCTTGCCGATGAACGAATATCTGCAGCAGGCGCTGGCCGAATGCTATTTCGACGTCCAGCTCGACGTCATCGAGTGGAACACGCTGTTCACCAACTGGCGCCGCGGCGCCAAGGATCCCACCGCCAACGGCGCCAACGCCACCAACGTCACCTATGCGGCGATGGACCCGTTCTTCGCGCTGGTGCGCTTCCTGCAATCGTCGATGGCGCCGCCAACGTCGAATAATTGGGGTTACATCAACAATCCCAAGTTCGACGAGCTGGTGACGAAAGCGCGCCAGACCTTCGATCCGGCAGCGCGTGACGCGGCACTCGCCGAACTGCACGCGGCCTCGGTGGATGACGCGGCGTTCCTCTACGTCGCCCATGACGTCTCCCCGCGCGCGATGAGCCCGAAGGTCAAAGGCTTCGTGCAGCCGAAGAGCTGGTTCGTCGACTTCTCGCCGGTGTCGATGGCGCCGTAA
- a CDS encoding ABC transporter substrate-binding protein has protein sequence MRTRNSMLLAAAAILGLSLGLPTISARAETVVRYGISMADIPLTTGQPDRGAGAYQFSAYTIYDPLVAWEMDVSDRPGKLVPGLATEWKVDEGDKKKWRFALRKGVKFHDGSEFNADAVIWNLDKVLNDKAPQFDKRQSAQVKTRLPSVASYAKIDDSTIEITTKAVDSFFPYQMLWFLVSSPTQYEKLGKDWDKFASQPSGTGPFKLTKLVPRELAELTRNADYWDKKRLPKADKIVLIPMPEALTRTNALLAGQVDLIETPAPDAVPQLKSAGMKIVDNVTPHVWNYHLSVLPGSPWTDVRLRKALNLAIDREAVVGLMNGLAKPAKGQVDPSSPWFGKPSFELKYDVAAAKKLVQEAGYSKEKPLKATFIIAQGGTGQMLSLPMNEFLQQSFKEIGIDVDFKVVELETLYTAWRKGAADEMNAGITSNNIAYVTSDPLYAIVRFFHSGQIAPVGVNWGGYKNPKVDALIDEAKQTFDVAKQDELLAQAHALIVDDATLVWVVHDTNPHALSPKVKKFVQAQHWFQDLTQIGLE, from the coding sequence ATGCGCACCCGAAATTCGATGCTTCTTGCTGCCGCGGCAATCCTCGGATTGTCTTTAGGCTTGCCTACGATTTCGGCGCGGGCGGAAACCGTTGTGCGCTACGGCATTTCGATGGCGGATATCCCGCTGACCACCGGCCAGCCGGATCGCGGCGCCGGCGCCTATCAGTTCTCGGCCTATACGATCTACGATCCGCTGGTCGCCTGGGAGATGGACGTGTCGGACCGGCCGGGCAAGCTGGTGCCGGGCCTGGCCACCGAGTGGAAAGTCGACGAGGGCGACAAGAAGAAATGGCGCTTTGCCCTGCGCAAGGGCGTCAAATTCCACGACGGCAGCGAATTCAATGCCGACGCGGTGATCTGGAATCTGGACAAGGTGCTCAATGACAAGGCACCGCAGTTCGACAAGCGCCAGAGCGCGCAGGTGAAAACCCGCCTACCCTCCGTGGCGAGCTACGCCAAGATCGACGATTCGACCATCGAGATCACGACCAAGGCGGTCGATTCCTTCTTCCCCTACCAGATGCTGTGGTTCCTGGTCTCCAGCCCCACGCAATATGAAAAGCTCGGCAAGGACTGGGACAAGTTCGCCAGCCAGCCTTCCGGCACCGGGCCGTTCAAGCTGACCAAACTTGTCCCGCGCGAACTGGCTGAACTGACCAGGAACGCCGACTATTGGGACAAGAAGCGGCTTCCGAAGGCCGACAAGATCGTGCTGATCCCGATGCCGGAAGCGCTGACGCGCACCAATGCGCTGCTGGCAGGCCAGGTCGATTTGATCGAGACACCGGCGCCGGACGCGGTGCCCCAGCTTAAATCCGCCGGCATGAAGATCGTCGACAACGTCACGCCGCATGTCTGGAATTATCATTTGAGCGTATTGCCCGGCTCGCCCTGGACTGATGTCAGGCTTCGCAAGGCGCTCAATCTCGCGATCGACCGCGAGGCCGTGGTCGGACTGATGAACGGCCTGGCAAAACCCGCCAAGGGCCAGGTCGATCCGTCGAGCCCGTGGTTCGGCAAGCCGTCCTTTGAACTCAAATACGATGTCGCGGCGGCGAAGAAGCTGGTGCAGGAAGCGGGCTATTCGAAGGAGAAGCCGCTGAAGGCGACCTTCATCATCGCGCAAGGCGGCACCGGGCAGATGCTGTCGCTGCCGATGAACGAATTCCTGCAGCAGAGCTTTAAGGAAATCGGCATCGATGTTGACTTCAAGGTGGTCGAGCTCGAGACGCTCTATACGGCATGGCGCAAGGGCGCGGCCGACGAGATGAACGCCGGCATCACCTCCAACAACATCGCCTATGTCACGTCAGATCCGCTCTACGCGATCGTCCGCTTCTTCCACTCCGGCCAGATCGCGCCGGTCGGCGTCAACTGGGGCGGCTACAAGAACCCCAAGGTCGACGCGCTGATCGACGAGGCCAAGCAGACGTTTGATGTCGCCAAGCAGGACGAGCTATTGGCGCAGGCCCATGCGCTGATCGTCGACGACGCCACGCTAGTCTGGGTCGTGCACGATACCAACCCGCATGCGCTGTCGCCGAAGGTGAAGAAGTTCGTGCAGGCGCAGCACTGGTTTCAGGATTTGACGCAGATCGGGCTGGAGTGA